A stretch of Candidatus Manganitrophaceae bacterium DNA encodes these proteins:
- a CDS encoding CPBP family intramembrane metalloprotease, whose protein sequence is MDEELQPSEATPPLRFGRWEQAIEVAVFLFLIVPSMIVSFFAMKQGALNFVTMASGTLLRDLALTSLVLYFLWRNGESWRTIGWSAEGARREAALGAALFLPVFIGAGMLGAALQQVGFSTPSIPVSSLLPGDSTAQRLLSLALVAVVAVSEETIFRGYLMLRFKTVLGSARGALFLSSVLFAAGHGYQGMAGILTVGVLGLIFGAVYLWRGSLVAPIVMHFLHDFVGIILLSTVGK, encoded by the coding sequence ATGGATGAAGAGCTTCAGCCTTCGGAGGCGACCCCTCCCCTGCGGTTTGGCCGATGGGAGCAGGCGATTGAGGTCGCCGTTTTTCTTTTTCTGATTGTTCCATCGATGATCGTCTCCTTCTTTGCAATGAAGCAAGGCGCGCTGAACTTTGTGACGATGGCCTCCGGAACGCTCCTCCGGGATCTCGCCCTGACGAGCCTCGTCCTCTATTTCCTTTGGCGAAACGGCGAGTCGTGGAGGACGATCGGCTGGTCTGCGGAAGGGGCCCGCCGCGAGGCGGCGCTCGGGGCGGCACTCTTTCTTCCCGTCTTTATCGGCGCGGGGATGCTCGGAGCGGCCCTGCAGCAGGTCGGTTTCTCGACTCCGTCTATTCCTGTCTCCTCGCTCCTGCCGGGCGACAGCACCGCGCAACGGCTCCTCTCCTTGGCCCTGGTGGCGGTGGTCGCCGTGTCGGAGGAGACGATCTTCAGAGGATATTTGATGCTCCGCTTTAAGACGGTTTTAGGGAGCGCCCGGGGCGCGCTGTTTCTCTCTTCAGTCCTCTTCGCCGCCGGGCATGGTTATCAGGGGATGGCGGGAATTCTCACCGTCGGTGTGTTGGGGCTGATCTTCGGGGCGGTTTACCTCTGGCGTGGAAGTCTCGTTGCGCCGATCGTCATGCATTTTCTTCACGACTTCGTCGGAATCATCCTTCTCTCCACGGTCGGAAAATGA
- a CDS encoding NYN domain-containing protein, with product MEIIVDGYNFIGRQKGLRGYLEEKRRRLIDQLSSYRTIKGFPITVVFDGEGRGGAERSGGVEVVFSGYGESADDVIIRMAEALREGCTVVSSDRAVQDQVRSHGGVAVFSGEFEARLHSALSPNSSIGAAGPSGPTHLAPLEDKDDSSEPLSQPGPKKGNPRRLSKAERRRQGRLKQL from the coding sequence ATGGAGATCATCGTTGATGGCTACAACTTCATCGGTCGGCAAAAGGGCCTCCGGGGCTATCTCGAGGAGAAACGTCGCCGCCTGATCGACCAGCTCTCTTCCTATCGCACGATCAAAGGTTTTCCGATCACCGTCGTTTTTGATGGGGAAGGGAGAGGGGGTGCGGAGCGGAGCGGCGGGGTTGAGGTGGTCTTCTCCGGCTATGGAGAATCGGCCGACGATGTAATCATCCGGATGGCGGAGGCGCTTCGGGAGGGATGCACCGTTGTCTCCTCCGACCGGGCGGTTCAAGATCAAGTTCGAAGCCATGGCGGGGTGGCGGTTTTCTCCGGAGAGTTTGAAGCGCGGCTCCACTCGGCCCTCTCTCCAAACAGTTCCATCGGAGCGGCTGGGCCGTCCGGACCGACCCATCTTGCCCCCCTAGAAGATAAAGACGACAGCTCCGAACCGCTCTCGCAACCGGGGCCGAAGAAAGGGAATCCCCGCCGCCTCTCCAAGGCCGAGCGCCGCCGCCAAGGGCGGCTTAAACAGCTCTGA